A portion of the Tachypleus tridentatus isolate NWPU-2018 unplaced genomic scaffold, ASM421037v1 Hic_cluster_1, whole genome shotgun sequence genome contains these proteins:
- the LOC143242030 gene encoding uncharacterized protein LOC143242030 — MQQRVGKVMSNNPKKCRARFGLDQQNHWCKPCRRKKKCIRYLDGADFEESEENLGSVSSMEAPTLIQNVQLKVTKMVLTPLLDSVLQSLEISVLNLSSVKIVW, encoded by the exons ATGCAGCAAAGGGTGGGGAAAGTGATGT CCAACAATCCGAAGAAATGTCGAGCAAGGTTTGGTCTGGACCAACAGAACCACTGGTGCAAACCTTGTAG GAGAAAGAAGAAATGCATCAGGTACTTGGATGGAGCAGACTTTGAGGAAAGTGAAGAGAATCTGGGAAGTGTGAGCAGCATGGAAGCTCCTACCCTGATCCAAAATGTACAATTGAAAGTGACCAAGATGGTATTAACACCTCTTCTGGACTCAGTTCTTCAGTCTCTGGAGATATCAGTGTTAAATCTGAGCTCAGTAAAAATAGTTTGGTGA